One window from the genome of Candidatus Wallbacteria bacterium encodes:
- a CDS encoding acyl-CoA carboxylase subunit beta has translation MLEVLAEKNRQAQIGGGSERIQKQHSDGKLTARERIEKLLDPGSFEELDRFVVHRCNEFGMGNKKFYGDAVVTGFGEIDGRTVYVFAQDFTVIGGSLGEMCAKKICKVMDLALQNGAPFIGLNDSGGARIQEGVLSLGGYGDIFCRNTKSSGVIPQISCIMGNCAGGAVYSPAITDFVFMVKDTSYMFITGPEVIKAVTSEDISFDELGSSRIHNEISGVAHFSTEDDEDCLAQVRKLISYIPSNNLENPPFAETDDPIDRLIPNVEQIVPDNPNKPYDVHEVIREIVDNGEFFEVHRDFARNIVVGLARLAGFTVGIVANNPIVLAGTIDIDSSFKASRFVRFCDAFNIPLVSLVDVPGFLPGKNQEYGGIIKHGAKMLYAYAEATVPKLTVITRKAYGGAYIVMCSKHLGGDYNVAWPTAEIAVMGPEGACNIVFRNELKSASNIEEKRKELVQDYRDKIATPYVAAALGYIDGIIKPAETRVHLIKGLYSLIGKRSQGLTRKHGNIPL, from the coding sequence ATGCTTGAAGTCTTAGCCGAAAAAAACAGACAAGCCCAGATCGGTGGCGGAAGCGAGCGGATCCAAAAGCAGCACTCGGACGGAAAATTGACAGCGCGTGAGAGGATTGAAAAATTGCTGGATCCAGGAAGCTTCGAAGAGCTTGACCGTTTCGTAGTTCACCGCTGCAATGAATTCGGGATGGGAAATAAAAAATTTTATGGAGATGCGGTAGTCACCGGTTTCGGTGAAATCGACGGCCGCACTGTATATGTGTTTGCCCAGGACTTTACTGTGATCGGTGGTTCACTGGGCGAAATGTGCGCGAAAAAAATCTGCAAAGTGATGGACCTGGCTCTGCAGAATGGGGCACCATTCATCGGATTGAATGATTCCGGCGGTGCCAGGATTCAGGAAGGTGTGCTCAGCCTCGGCGGGTATGGAGACATTTTCTGCAGGAACACCAAATCTTCAGGGGTGATACCTCAGATCTCCTGCATCATGGGAAACTGCGCGGGAGGGGCTGTTTATTCACCCGCGATCACGGATTTCGTTTTCATGGTCAAAGACACTTCATATATGTTTATCACAGGCCCTGAGGTGATAAAAGCTGTCACTTCCGAGGATATTTCATTCGACGAACTCGGATCTTCCAGGATCCACAACGAGATCAGCGGAGTCGCTCATTTCTCCACTGAAGACGACGAGGACTGTCTGGCCCAGGTGAGGAAGCTGATCAGTTACATTCCTTCCAACAATCTGGAAAACCCGCCTTTCGCCGAAACAGACGATCCCATAGACCGGCTGATCCCTAATGTGGAACAGATAGTGCCGGACAACCCTAACAAACCTTATGATGTACACGAGGTGATCCGTGAGATTGTCGACAACGGCGAATTTTTTGAAGTGCACCGCGATTTTGCCCGCAACATTGTGGTGGGACTGGCCAGGCTGGCCGGATTTACTGTTGGAATAGTGGCCAATAATCCGATTGTTCTGGCAGGGACTATTGATATCGACAGCTCATTCAAGGCTTCCCGTTTTGTCCGTTTCTGCGATGCCTTCAATATACCACTGGTAAGCCTGGTGGACGTTCCGGGTTTCCTGCCCGGCAAAAACCAGGAGTATGGAGGAATCATCAAGCATGGGGCCAAAATGCTTTATGCATACGCTGAAGCCACTGTGCCGAAATTGACAGTCATCACCAGAAAGGCATACGGCGGGGCGTACATCGTGATGTGCTCAAAACATCTGGGTGGAGACTACAACGTTGCGTGGCCTACTGCTGAAATTGCCGTGATGGGTCCGGAAGGTGCCTGCAACATTGTTTTCAGGAACGAATTGAAAAGTGCTTCAAACATCGAGGAAAAGAGGAAGGAACTGGTACAGGATTACAGGGACAAAATCGCCACGCCGTATGTGGCTGCAGCCCTTGGTTACATCGACGGGATCATCAAGCCCGCGGAGACGAGAGTGCATCTGATCAAAGGCCTTTATTCGCTGATTGGAAAGCGCTCGCAGGGGCTGACCAGGAAACATGGGAACATACCTTTATAA